In Candidatus Tectomicrobia bacterium, the genomic stretch CGCTTGGCGATGGTCTTCAAGGCCCGGGCCGAGACGCGCAGCGTGATCCAGCGCTTCTCCTCGGGCACCCAGAACCGCTTGTCGTGCAGGTTGGGCTCGAAGCGCCGCCGCGTCTTGCGGTTCGAGTGGCTCACGCTGTTGCCGAACTTGACGGTGCGGCCCGTCACCGCGCAGCGGCGGCTGGCGAGGGGCTTCTTCGAGGCCGCCATCACTTGGTCTCCTTGAACGGCACGTGCTTCCGGCAGAACTTGCAGTACTTCTTGCGCTCCAGCCGGTCGGTCGTCTTCCGCTTGTTCTTGGTGGTGGAGTAGCGGTACTTCTTGCAGGCGGTGCATTCCAACTGGATGATCTCGCGCATGGCCCCAGCCTTTCAGCCGACGAAAGCCTTCAACCCAAGAAAAATCCGCCGGTTAGGAGAGCCCACCGCCCCCCGCCCCGCCGGTGGAAGGCCAAACCATAGCCGAGCCGGGGGGAAATATCAAGCCGGGGGGGGATCGTCCGGGGCGTGCGCCCCTACGGACGCAACGGTCGGGCGCCTTTTGCAGGGGCGGTTCGCGAACCGCCCCCACGGAAGGAGAGAAGCCACCGGAACGCGAGGATTCCCCTACCCCTTCCTCCCCGTCACCAGGGCGTCCCAGCGGAGGACGGTGAGGCCCGCGCCCTCCCCCTCAGGGGCCATCCAGCTCCCGCCCTCCTCCCGGAGCCGCTCCACCCCGGCCCGGACGAAGGGGACGCTCCCGGCCGCCGTCTCCGCCCCGCGGAGCCAGTTGTCGAAGGTGTCCCGCCGGCTCATCGTCTCGGCGGATTCGACCTCCAGGCCGCACCGCGCGAAGAGGGCGCGCATGTCCTTCATCGAGAGGATGCGCACCATGGCCGGCTCGCGCACATGGTCGATCTCCTCGATGCGGGCGCGCTCCCGGCCGTCGTCCGGGTAGAGGTGGTCCATCAGGAGGACGACCCCGCCCGGCCGCACCGCGCGCGCCATCTCGCGCAGCACCTCCTCGGGCCGGGCCAGGTGGTGGAAGGTGTTGCGGCAGACGGCGCAGTCCGCCGCCCCGTCCGGCAGCGGGGCCCGCTCACAGAGGGCGAGGACGAAGTGGGCGTTCCTCGCCAGGCTCTCCTCCGCGAGGCGCTTGCGCCCCGAGCGCGCCATGGCCGGGGTGATGTCGATGCCCAGGACGCGCCCGCCCGCCTGGAGGAAGGGGAGGGCCGAGTTGCCCGTGCCCACCCCGAAGTCCGCCGCCCACCGGCCCGGGCCGAAGCCGATCCGCTCCACCGCGCGGCGCAGGGCGGGGATGGGGTCCCCCTTCGTGCGCTCGGTGAAGCAGTCCGCCCGGCGGGTGAAGCTCTCGACGTTCAGGCGGGCGGCCTCATTTTTATAAAAGCCCATGGCTACAGCCTCATTCGACTTTATTGGACAGAAATTGGTATAATTTCACATATATTGCGGTGGAGGAAAACTCTTGAACGACAATCGAAAATTTAAGGATTTTCCTGATGATTACAAATCAAAGATACATCAGGAGCATACAAGTTATTACATACGTGGCGAAGATCAAATTAATCAAGCTGCCTTTCTGTACATCAAACATCTTTTCTTACTGAACGGTGGGGGCGCGGTCGCTGTCCTAAGCTATAAGGGAGCAACCTTTACTAAACTGCCCGACTTAAGCCTCGGATACCCTCTCCTTTTTCTCACTCTCGGGCTTATATTTTCCGCAATCTTAGTCGGCGTGGAATATTTACGTCTGAATTATTACTATGGAAAAGTGACAAAGGTATATAGTAATTTTATCTCAAATCGAATAACTTTTGCTCAATTTGACGAAGAGGCCCAGAACATTCAGCCAAAAGTTTGGTATAGCATTTTATTAGGTGGCACTGCCCTCATCCTCTTCATCCTAGGCATTGCCTACGGAGTCGTTGAAGGCTTTATTTACCTCGGGAGGAATAGATGATGGGCAAGGGACCTAACGCGCCGATTCCTCCACCAAAGCCTACTCCTAATATCCCGTTAAGGGAGGATCGCCAACTTCCACGCGGCGAACCCCCTATCAGACCGAGACCTGCGCCTCCGCCCTCGCCACCATCAAAAAAATGATTATTCTGGTGGTCACGTCGCCTTCTTGAAGACGCCCTCGACCGGGAGCTTCGTCCCCACGCCCCGCTCCTTGGCGCGCTTGTAGAGGAGCGCGCCCAGCGCCACGTCCTCGATGGCGATCCCCTGGCTCAGGAAGAGGTTGATCTCGTCCCGGGAGGCCCGGCCGGGCATCCGCCCCGAGGCGATGAGGCCGATCTCGACCACCTGGCCCCACTGGACGGCGTTCGCCCCCACCGCCGCGATCAGGTCCCCGCTCTCGAAGCGGGAGCCCTCGATGTTGTCCGTGGCGATGCGCCCCTTGGCCGCCCGGCGGAAGGTCTCCTCGTCCACCTCGCGGTTGGCGGCCCGGTTCGATCCCGCCGCGATGACGGTGGTGCCGGGTTCGAGGTCCTTGCCGTCGAAGACGGGGTCCTTGGCGTTCGTCATGGTGCAGACGATCTGGGAGCCCCGCACCGCCTCGGCGGGGGAACTTACGGCAACGAGCCGGGCCTTGACCCTGGGCTGCATGGTGGCGATGAACTTTTCGCGCTTCTCGGGCGAGCGGCTGTAGATCTTCACCTTCTTGAGGGGCCGGGCGCAGCAGAGGGCCTCGAGCTGGGTGCGGGCCTGCCAGCCCGTGCCGAAGAGGCCCGCCTCCGAGGCGTCCTCCCGGGCCATGTACTTGGCCGCGACCCCGCTCGCCGCCCCGGTGCGGAGCTGGCCCTGGATGTTCGCCTCCATGAAGGAGAGGAGCTCGGCCGAGTTCGCGTCCCACAGGATGAAAATGAAGCGAGTCCCCAGCCCCGGGAAGGTGGTGTAGGCCTTCACCCCGAGGTAGGACTCGCCGCCGTCCACGAGGCCCCCCGACATGGCGTGGAGGGTGCCCTTCGGCATGAAGATGCGCCGCCTCGGCTGGTTCGGGGCCAGGCCCTCCCCCTGGAGCCTGAAGCACTTGTCCACCGCCTCCATCACGTCCGGCATGGTGACGAGGCTCTCGATCTCTTTCTCGTTCAGGTAGAGCACGGTGAATCTCCTTTGCCTCGATAGATGATGTTCAACCGGCCTGGCCTCTCCCCCACCCTCCGGGAGGGGGAGGGAAATGCCAACCGCATATCGCGTCTTTCCGTAGGGGCGAGGCATGCCTCGCCCCTACGGACAAACCCTGGTGGCAGGTTTGGATCATTCAATCGCAACGCTGCAGAAGGTGACGGTGCCGTTCGGGTCGGGCCACTGGCTGTAGCGCAGCACCTCCCCCCGGCAACCGTCCAGGGTGCGGAGCAGGGTGTAGATGGGGGCGAGGCCGCACACCTTGCGGGCGTCCCCGTCCTCCGCGACGCTCCACCAGAACGCCTCCGCGTCCCCCCGGCAGGCCGCCTCGAGCGAGGCCCGGTCCGCCCGATCGAGGGCGGCCAGGCGCTCCCCGTCCACCGGGTCCTCGTCCCCGAACTGGGGCCCCACGTG encodes the following:
- the rpmB gene encoding 50S ribosomal protein L28 translates to MAASKKPLASRRCAVTGRTVKFGNSVSHSNRKTRRRFEPNLHDKRFWVPEEKRWITLRVSARALKTIAKRGISVVLADMRRKGGK
- the rpmG gene encoding 50S ribosomal protein L33 → MREIIQLECTACKKYRYSTTKNKRKTTDRLERKKYCKFCRKHVPFKETK
- a CDS encoding class I SAM-dependent methyltransferase produces the protein MGFYKNEAARLNVESFTRRADCFTERTKGDPIPALRRAVERIGFGPGRWAADFGVGTGNSALPFLQAGGRVLGIDITPAMARSGRKRLAEESLARNAHFVLALCERAPLPDGAADCAVCRNTFHHLARPEEVLREMARAVRPGGVVLLMDHLYPDDGRERARIEEIDHVREPAMVRILSMKDMRALFARCGLEVESAETMSRRDTFDNWLRGAETAAGSVPFVRAGVERLREEGGSWMAPEGEGAGLTVLRWDALVTGRKG
- a CDS encoding ornithine cyclodeaminase family protein: MLYLNEKEIESLVTMPDVMEAVDKCFRLQGEGLAPNQPRRRIFMPKGTLHAMSGGLVDGGESYLGVKAYTTFPGLGTRFIFILWDANSAELLSFMEANIQGQLRTGAASGVAAKYMAREDASEAGLFGTGWQARTQLEALCCARPLKKVKIYSRSPEKREKFIATMQPRVKARLVAVSSPAEAVRGSQIVCTMTNAKDPVFDGKDLEPGTTVIAAGSNRAANREVDEETFRRAAKGRIATDNIEGSRFESGDLIAAVGANAVQWGQVVEIGLIASGRMPGRASRDEINLFLSQGIAIEDVALGALLYKRAKERGVGTKLPVEGVFKKAT